ATGTTCTTTCCTTGAAACGGCATTAAACAGCTGAGAATCAGTCACCTTACTTCAGCAGAGTTTTTGAGAGAATGGGGGTGAAgacaatattaatttttaagtaatGTGAGCACAAGAAATCTGATACCAATCTACCCTTTTTGCTCCTGGGATTGTTTTGACCTAGTTCCCAAGGCATCTTTCTGAAAATGTATCCTTTGgactaaaaaaacaaaaaggcaaaacccaCTCTCTTGGACCCTTCTGTTTTAGTTCCCTGTAGGAATCTTCTGGTTTGATTTAGGAATGTGCTGCTTGGTTCCCATGTGCATTGTTGTTGTAGTATTTACTTTGGAAGGAAAACGGAGTATACGGTTCACGCCTTAACCTTGTCAAGCTTTCCCCTTACCAACCTGAACTGACACCATACAAATTCCAAAAGGAAAGGCCACAGCCAAAATTAATCATAAACATTAACCATAAAATATTACTCTTGACCCTATGAAGGGGCAGACCTCTAGGAATAACATCCTGCTCCTTAAGAAAATAACATCCCTCTCCAACCGAGAGGTGCAGACGATCTCGTCTGTGCATGACAGACATGCTGACCTGTGCCTCGGGGTGTAACATCTGATCTCAGCTCAGAGGGCAATGTGCACTCCAGGCTTTACCTCCTGGAAGTCAAACACAGCCCTACATACAGGCCTTGGCTCTTGTGTCCTCTGCACGAAACCAGTCCTGTCTGAGGTTGTGCTGTAAGGTGAGGGTTTTATGCAAAGACAAACAGACTAAGGCTGAAGCCGGAAAATGTATAGCTGCCACCCCAACTTCCAGGCTGTTTTGACCTAAATGAATACAGTAGGTATACACTTCACATGATTGCACCAACAATGAGCCCTGAGGGAAGGTTACAGTCCTTAGCTCCTTTGTAGCATTTCACTTGAATAGACCCTATGGTTAGTTTATTCCTAGAGGCACAATCCATAGGTTATTGGAGAACCTATTTCCATAGCTATCTGACAGTGTGCTGTTCGTCATCAAATTGAACTATTGAAGCCTCTGAAATCTGAAATCTCCAGAACCAAAACTGATTAGTATTGCCAAATGCAGATgttatttggaaaagaaataataaagaaaaacttattGCAAGTCACTGGAGATGAAACATAGGTGCCTAAATCAAGCAAGACCTGCAACATTGAGTGAAGCTTTCCCTAAATATCATGAAAATATCAGACATGTAATAATAAATCAGATTACTTCCCAGGAGATGCTGGTTGCAGGGATGTTTATAGGGAGAGATTTCAACAGCAAGCTGTTGAACTTGTCAAGGGTGCCCCACAGATGTATTTCTGGTATTGCCTCTGGTATGGCCTCAGTTAATTCAATCCCTTGCCAGCAAGAATAAGATGTAAGTACCCCAGTTTCCAGGGTTCCCCTTAGCATAAACTCTTCAGTGCCACCTCAACAAGTGATTTTGATCTTCCTTTTCCCAGCATGTCAGCCCCAGATGGAAACTGAGCTGCTGTTGGGATTGACAGATTATATAGGAAAAGAACTGGTGAGACAAAATGACAACATCCTAAATTGGTGCACTTACAATTGTTATAGAACATTGAAAGAATCTTTGAGGTAACCCTTATTTTTCCCTATGAGAGAAAGTGGGGTTTGTTTCACCCATTGACTAATACTAATCAAAGAACAAATTTCAATCTTTTGCAATTAAATTATTACTTCTAATAAGTTTGTGAGGTTAAAACTTCTCTGAGATTTTTATGCCACACTGAAGTGCAGCTATGCCCCCTGAGTGAATTTGACAGATTTGAGAGAGGTGGTAGAGATTGTTGCTGTGTTATCTGCTGGATAAATACCTTGAAGTAAGTGAATATTTTCACAAGAGTTGATCTGTGCTTGTTTCATACTTGCATAGTCTATTTATAGCTCACAAATATAAACTGTACTCCATGCAGATGGCTCACTTCTGACAATGCAGTACAAAATGAGTACACTCCTCCTTTCACACTAATGTCATACATCTCTCCTGCTATTAATAAGCTATTTAGACACATTCTGACAGCAGACTAGACCTCATCTTTGAGATCAGTACCTGACGCTCGTATTTCTTCACTCTTGCCCTCTGTTTCTTTTCACCATCCATCACACTGACTCTTACTTCCTATCCTCTCCTGTGAAATAGACACTACCTTCGTTTTTCATCAACAGTAAAACAGATCAAGGTGGTTCCATGTGTTGGTAAAGATAAATGTCGAGGCTAAAATCTTTCCTTGTGTGTCTTCCATTAAATTTCACTGAGTTGCATTTGTACACTTTTCAGCTATGATGCACAAAAGCCAGTGTTGCAGAAGATTTTCAGAGTTATGACATCATGCCTTTATTGTAAACCTGTGTCCTTTTAGGAAATTAGTGCTTCTGCATTAATACCATTAAAACCTCCCTGTGTTTTGTGACTTACTTGTCCAGTCCTTTCAAATGGCCCCTTCTGAAATGGCACAGGTTGTCTATCAAGTCAAGAAGACTGGTAAAATGTGCCTTGGAATTATGCAAACAGTATTTCAGTGTAACAGTGATAAATAAAGCaggttttttcctctgtagTTACGGCAATGGTAAGGAAGAAAAGACATGAAGATGCATTTGAACAATTCTCATTGGACCAGTCTTTTGTTTTACCTAGCTTCTCTCTTGAGGTGAGTTAATTGCAAGTCTTCTCACTTACACTTATGTGATAGAAAGAGACAAAGTTTTTTGTGTGCATCTGTGTTCTGTCCCTGGTAAtgaactaaaatattttattctgaaagaaggaatttttcttttggtttacaAAGGACTTTGTTGCAAGAACTAAACTTAGTTGTACAGGAGTAGGGAGCCTGCTGACTTCTGATAGTCCATCAAGGCTGACAACTTAAGAAAACCTGCCAGGGTAGCTGTTCTCTCAGTTGTCTGAGTGATGGCATTTTCATCACCAGACAAAGTTCAgaatttctttcagagaaaaactgACTCTGACTTTTTGAACTTTCAGACTACTGAGCTGAGCAGAGTGAAACCAATTGTTGAGACATCATGCATGGATCTAAGGGACAGATGGATACGAACTATGCCAGAGAATCATGATAAGACATTCagcctggttttttttctatttctttttaaccATTGTTCTTGCTCTACTGTTTGTTCTGAGTCTCACTTTTCACAATTTCTTAGTAGTAGTGAATATACAAGATACCCTGTGAGAAACGTGAGaccattttaaaagcagctctAAGATGAGTTCAACTCACATTCACAGAGCAATGTTCTTGAAGATACAGACCAAAGGCAAGTTGGACACCTCTTGGATGTTATGGTTCCTCAGAAGCTTTCACTGATGTTCATTCAGCAGCAGGTCTCCTTTTAGAAAGTGTATTGTGTACAAAAAGAGCACTAAAAGCAACTCAATGGTGAAATTAGAGATCTACTTAGATTACACTCCCAATGCAAAGGAATGGATTAGCTTAACTTTCAACTCCTGCTGCTTAATGTTGATTTAATATATTGTCTTGACTTTTAATAAGGTTATTGAAAGATAAAAGCATATAAGGAGCTGTGCCACAGATGCGACAGTCAGAACTTCATACgcaaaataaaaagagacattataataaaatgaaaattgaatgTTGCTTGTATAAAATCTGGCTTTGTTTTGATgcataaaaaagcaaacactgttCCATACTGAGGTTTTCAAGAATGTCTTAAGTACACAATGCTTCTGATGCCACCCCAGTTGCCTATATATAGATCTGTCTTGTgtaaagaatttaaaaagcattagaATGGAGAAATCAAAGAGACAATAAATTTTAAACCAATCTTATTGTCTGCAGCCTAAAGTGTTATTAAGATCAAAGTGGAGCAAACATCTGGCATTTGCCTTTCTGCAAAAATTAGATCAAATTACCTACCATAGGATGTAGATCCATTCAATAAGTTCTTGCCATTGTACAcatacttttctttctcctttttatttgcTAAATCTAACTTAACACCCAAATTCTAGCTTCGTCATTCATTTGAAGTTGAAAcaaattaacaacaaaaatggaaatcatGTTCTTTATGAACATCTGTTTTCAAAGGAACATTCAAGGTCCTTCAGATCCTAAAGAGAGAAGTTCAGCAAGACTTCATCCATTAAGTATAATTGTGTGGAAATAAACTTAACTGAATACACAaaaccctgtccccatccttaaaacagaaattctttGTGACTACTCTTGTAACTAGAATCATTGCTGACTTTATCCCATACTCATCACTCCCAAACTTTGTTATTAAGAAGCTTGGCACAATGGCCAATAGTTTTATGTATAATCTTATCCAATCTACATTTTTCAGACTTCTAAATAGATCTACTGCACACTGTGGCTTTTACACCTTTCTTTAGAGAGATGAATACATTTATGTTACATCTATATAgcatgattttttaattttctgtatcGAACTAATACACTAATACAAAGCTATGATTGAGAATGTCTCTTAAGTACAGAATGTAATGTGTCCTTATACCTCAAAAGCTGAATTACAAaagttgaattaaaagaaaaacaatattgTCTGCAAATTCATCATTATATGAATCATAAATCTCAACAGTGCTCAGTAGTCATGCCATACAATAAAATTATCATTAATTAATTTGAGTATTATGTCCCATATAAGCTGtaaattacacatttttttccagttgattTACTGTCAGAAACCTTATTGATATTACTAGGCAATAAGGTAAGATATAGCTCTCAAATATTCTGGagagagaggtttttttttaacctttgggtttttttgctcttttaatATGAGCTGgaatattactttatttttcacaaGGAATTCCgtaaaaataaaggcaaatgtAGCAAGTTCAAATTTTCTTTGCAGAGCTTTTATTGTGAGTCAGTGTAATTTTTCCATTTGATCCATCCCCAGACTATGTGATCTACATCTGTACCACAGCAAGGAAGACTTATTGCTTATCACAGCCTAGAAGTTTGGGGAGTTTTAATGCAATCCCAAATAATCATTTTTTAGGTCAGTATAGACTCATATCTTGTTCCTTGATTATTCAAAAAAAGTGgattctgaattttattttcagaactttcagaaaataatagGAAAGGGAGCAAGTGACAGTTAAAATTTCTGTCCTCCTCCACCCAGACCCATGAAAGCTAGAGGAATTTGGGCAGCCAGAAGCCACACATTGAGAAAGGGCACCTTAAAGTCATCAGCTACATTCCGAAGCAGGCAGTGCAGAAAGGCTTCAGATGTTTCTATGTAGATGTATTACAAGGTAGCATCAAAAATCTGCACTGGGATTCTTTGTGATACTTGTGCATTGCTGGGAATTTGTGATTTCAATCTCAGCTGATAAAAAAAGCTAAATCTGATgattattaaaaatgtgaacCAGTGATAGCTCCATTGTTTTGGCTAAATACAAATGCACATTAAATTTTCACTcccttaaaatttaaattatgcaGCTCTCCCCTTTGGTTAGTGCATTGCAACCACCAGGTAAGCAGGACAACTCAGAAAAAATTTTGGACATTCTGCCAAAATTGACTGTTGTATTTCAGTACCTAATGAAGTGGTCTATAGGGCAGGTTTGAGTTATTTGGAGTGAATAAGATCTAAGTTTTTTCACTTGGTTGTTCTCATTCAGGAAACTTATTGGAACTAAAACCTGTAGGTTTACATCTACAGTGGAAAAGGAACATCAGCCCCCAGGGTGCAGTTCTAATTCTCCTTTctgtttggttctttttttttttctttgttttgttttgtttgggatgggttttttgttttgttttggtggtgggttttttgtttgtcttttttttttttccactcaggAGAAGGTAAATTACAAAGTGAGGTTACCACCTTATTTTTGCAAAGGCAAGGTCCCTGTTCCCAGCCAGGCACCGCTGGTGacaggcagctggagcagagccacaGTGCTGTCTGTCCAGCTGACCCAACTGTACCTACTGTGCACATCTGCTGCTCAGATGGGAGCACACGCTCTGCAAATCCAGCGTTCTCTTGTGCCTCACTCTCACAGCGCGGGCGCGAATTAACGGCGCAGCACATGGATGACAGAGCACATGCAGAAACCCCAAAAGGGATCCAGCCTGTCTCACTGGGGACAGAGAAGGGGATGGTCTCATTTCTATCTGCATCCCTGACGGCAGATTAAGGTGTGCGAGTTCTCTCTCCCGTGTTCTAGCACAACAAAGCTAGGCGTGAAGGAAGACTAAACCTAAAGGAGTGGAAAGTTTGAAGAAATCTGTTCTTTCTCTCGGGTTGCAGCCCTTCCTCAACCTTGCCCTTGCAcatgtgctgccagcagtgaccaatcttcctggggtttttttgtaattgttttTCATCTCCTCTGTCCCTATTTGCAGCTTGTAATATGCTGTATTGCAAAGGTGTTGCTTACTCCTTTTTTTCTAGAAGTGGGACAAAACTGCTAGGTAGACACTAAACTGAGATAAGGCATAAGGCAGGCAGGCCAACTCCAACTTTTACTCTACAACAAGTCAAGGCCGATTTGCATTTTGAACTGTCACTATATGGTTTACAAGGGGAAAAGTGTGAGCaaatatttagattttctttCTATAAATTGTGTAAGGGTGAGGGGGAAGTGACAGATCTCATTTAAATTCTTTTGAAGTACCCGTGTTGAATGATGGTGCCATTGCTTGTCTCTACGTCTTATTGTCTTAATGTAAAGCCTTTTATAATTAGAAGAAACCACAGAAGTCAGGAAAAAGTACAACATATCCAGAAAGAGCTGGGAACTtaaggaaggggagaaaaataacacaaaaaccaaaaaacaaacaacaatagACACGAGCTGgagaagatattttatttatttgttactAGTAGTTAAAATGACGTACAAAATGCTGGGAAGAAAAAACTCCAATTCTATTCAgttacaaaataattaaaacttcattttaaacCAAGTTTTGCTTTGTGAGACCGAGCATGAAAATACTGCAGCCTTAGGTTATATAGTCCATTGTTTTTAGAATAAAGCAgacatttaaatacatattGTGGTTGATATTAAATATCTCATATAATTGTAAGTTAGCAGAACTTTCTTACTCTCAGGCAATAACTAGCAATTCATAGAAGTTCTTTGTATAAAATTTATATGGGTGAGGGGGATCTGCCTCAAAGGGAGTCCCGTCATGATCTATGCACAGGCAGTTTTAGAACATAAAGATTTGGAATACTTTTACCAGTTTTCCTTGAGAATTATAGACAAAACTTAGAGGAGTCACTAATGTTTAAAGCTTTGCTTAACACCTAAGGGGTTAGGGACATAGCAGTCTCTGtcaaagaaaatgtgaattttacTGTCAATtttacatgaagaaaaaaaaatcattcataAGGTGTTTCCATGTTTCCATTTCTTGAACAGAAACCGAAGTTAGTACAAAATTTCCAGCAATGACTGAGGTTGGCCCTTtcccctgggaaaaaaaatccaaaaaagtaatttaaaggaaaatgttccCTGCCTATTATGAGTGAAAGAGAAGCCTATTATGAGTGAAAGAGAATTTGTATTCATAATAACATTAAATATCCATATCTTTCTGTTTAACTATTCACATTCCACACAGTGGAAACCTACCTCCTATAATTCCAGATTTtaaaactggattttaaaatcCATGAAGACTGCTGAGTCAAACTGCTGAGTGAGAGTACccaaaatgaaatgcattttattaataCCAATGAACGAGTTGTAATCACTTAATTTTACAAACACAAACCTCACAGCAGTGTATTTTAGAGCAAAAATAGATGAGTTGTAGAGATGCGGGATATCACCAATAAATGTGTGATGCACAATATAGCAGGTGGGACAACTGATAAAATGAGGCCACATAGGACACATCTGTGCCACTCATCATATATATTTCCCGTTGGACATGTTACTAAGGGCAGAATTGTCTTCCTTAACATTCTATGGCAAGAGATTGCATCAAAATAATCACCTTGTGGCTGAGAGAGGCCTCTGGTGTGAGAGATTAGTTATACTGACAGTGGATGCTAGAGAATattgctgctgagcagggaaacTGAGTCCTGGACTCGCGAAGACTCATCATACAGTAAGTGTGTACCATCGAGTGCTCAGGAGAGCAAGGGCAACATGCATGGATGGGCTGCCCCTTGGGTCCAATCCCCAGGACACAGCTCATTAAACTAACTAACTAACCTTCTGTGCCCTTGCCAAACTTTACAGCCCTGATCAGTTTTAAACTCCTAAacctgaaggaaagaaaagataacCTCACAGGTGAGAGTCATCAAGCTGTTGGAAGTAGTGTGTCCCCTTTTatgcttttttctccccaaatgaGAGGGGCAGTCAGCCCTAAGTTTTCAGGAAATTCTCTTTACTTGCTCCAAATCCAGTTTAAATGCAAGTCTGTGGTAAAAGATATAAAAAGAGGATCATTGCTGGCAAAGTTCTGCATCTCTGTTTCAACAAGCTGCATGCCTGTGGCAAAGctaaaataacaataacaatgCAATGTTTACTAGTCATGAATGTCGTGTCTTTTGTCTCTTGTGTGGTTATTGCATTTGCAGTCACATGatgcttgttttaatttttgctctGCTCTTTATGTACTAAATTACTGCCATTCTGTACTTGATCTTGGTTAGCAAGATTTTTGTGCTGTGGTTATGTATGTGTGTGAAAAAGAGGAGTTTGGATACATACAATGAAGTAGGCACACTCATTGCATGTATGTATAGATACCACTGCCTAAAAGATActgcatatacatatatatgtagatATGAAGAATAACTGATATCAGAAATACAAGACATCAAATGGATCTAGTGACATAAGgatgggtttttgttttgtttagagAGCCATCAGAATTCAGAAGTATATTTATAGCCTTGTATatagtttctttttaatttatgtaaTATATGACTAGGTAtataaattaaagcaaaaagtaAACAGAAGACAATATCTCCTCCTTTGTGTTTTCCTATTTATGtgtctttcctttttctacTCCCTTTTGTACTTTCCCTGTCTACTTGCTTTGACCTTTTGCTTTCTAAGTTGCTGTAGATCTGTTTCCCATCCACCTATATTGACTTTTCAGCACTCCCACATCCCCCCATTGTTCTCCAGACATGGCTTTTGGATTACAACTATTTTCTGAAGAAGCGTGTTACAAACTCTCGACACAGCTTCTATTTTCAGTGATGGCTGTGCTACACTTTAAATTGCTCATTGTCTATTTCTTATATAAGAAAAGATTCATGCTTTGAAATATATTGTCCTCTCACTTTGATGTTTCACTAATACAGTAAAAGCAAATAGCACAAAGGTGAACGTTCGCAAAAGCCACAGCTCCACTTTCCCAGCAAGCGGCAAAAATATGAATATACACATGAATTAGGGAACCTAATTCATGACTGTGGGTAATTAGGGGTTTTTAATGTCTCATACCCCtgttacattttatttctgtagtgaACATTCATGAATTTGCTcatccatatccatatccatatccatttTCTcccttacacacacacacacatgcatgcCCTTTccttacaatatttttttttctttttggggggggttttgcttgttttaggTAATTCACTAGGTCCCTTTCAGTTTTGCCCAGCCTTGAAGGTAGGCTAGCTCATGCCACTCACTCTCACGCTGACAGTGATTGCGTACAGTCAAGAGTGCAATTGCCACTTTTTCTCAGTTTAGTCCAAGTCAATAGATATACACCGGCACTCCTTAACTCGGGtgattcttttcttctttcttgggGGCTGAAGCTCGGGGCAATTGAGTGTAACAGTCATGGTGGTGAATTTCTTGGGCTTGCAGAAGGAACAAGACTGGAAGGAGCCTTCTTCTTTACGGACATGCCTGGGGATATAGAAGGAATTGCACTGGCCATAGCAGAACCTGTTGATAATGGTACGACTGTTGCAGCCTTCTTCGTGGATAGTTTGTTTGAGGGGTTGGGTTTTACACCAATCCCGCTTTAGGTACTTGCGCTCAGTGATGTGCAATGCCTCCTGACTAGACTCCAGCACCTCTTCAGCAGGCATTGAGGTGCCTTTTCCTCGCTCTCGATGCCTGGAACCTGACTGCTGCGGTGTCTGCATCTGCTCTGAATCATTGGGCTGATCCTTGACAGGAGGGGGAATAGCACCTTGAGATCCACGATTCCTCTTTCTCCCTTCAGCTGCTGGTAGCAGAAATCCCATCAGAAGAAACAAGGCACCAATGGCATACAGTGTGCGGACCATCCTGTATGAAGGAAGTTGAGGAAATAAAGCACAGTTGTGGATTTCAGATATCAACAGATGCCAGGTATGCAGTAAATTTTCAGTTCCGTAAAAGAGATGTGCGCACACACACTTACGAAAAACAAGCATTCAAGCCTGTACCAGCTGGAAAACTGTTCCCAAATTACCAAGTgataaaagcttttaaatagAGTGATtgaaagcaaaacacagaattttgttTGTGTGCCCTCCATCgttttccagctcttttccCCATGTGCGTTACCTAGTTCTCATTCCCTTCTTATAGCCCACTGACATATAGGAAGATTGCTCCTGACTTATAATAATGGAAGAACAAATTTTACACTACACGAGGATTCATTTACATGACACAACTATCTACAATACCAGAGGGCTAAGTCTTTGTTTCAGCAGACCTAGTCAAGATTTCTGTTCCTCAATCAGACTCAGAAACTTTATACAGCTCCTTGTATAATGTACATCCAGTATATAATGTATATGCTGTATACACCTGTTTCACAGCCTGTTGTATAGTTTCCCAACCTCTGTCATACTGCACCTCTAAAGGGCTCCAATGTATCTGAATGTAATGATGCTAAGCTGAAAGATGTGCAACAAGTCAGGCAATAAAAGAATATTTAGGTACAGGTTAAAAGAGATGCATTTTATCATTTCAAACTACATCTACTTTCACGTTACTCTGAATCCTTGATAGAAGTAATACAGATGCAATCACAGTGCTAAGAAATTTTAAGATCCCTAAGTTTTATTCATTTTACCCAAAATGATGTCAAATGACAGCAGAATTTtgtaaattatattaaaatatataattatattaaatattatattaaatattatattaaatattatattaaataGAGTTTgtgcacacaaaaaaacaaccacttCAGGAAGTGTAGTTAAGTGGAGACGATCAGGTCCTTCAAAACTGTATGGCTGCTCCAAACCTAATTATTGCATAGGAACAGCCTTTCTTTACTCCCTTATTCCACCACTTCTGGTGCTTCCCAAATCTCTGAGTTCTTGAGGCTGTTCAGTTAGCTTAAAGCACCAACCAGCATGGAAGAAACTCATCAGCATCACACTTCCCCCTTCCAGAAACACCGTGGTCTCCAAGTTTTTCTGAAAGGAACTTTGTGGTAACAAGACTCACAGATGAGGGAATAAGTCTTTGAGGGACCCTGCCCAGGGAAGCATGGAAGAAGGCACCAGAAATGAACAACTAATTGCAAAAAAGCACTGTAACACACAAAAATTTTTAAGAGGCACAGgtattaaaaagggaaagaactgtGGGAAAAATGCTGAAGTCGTCATTGTTTTCTACCTGCTTGGAGTGCTGCAGTTGTAGCCCTTATTTGACTTGCTTAATcactatggaaaaaaaaccgCAGTGTTTGAATTGAAGAGTCCTGCTTGTGTTACTACCCGAGAAACATGTGAAACCATGGGCACTGTCCTGGACGGCTTCATCCGCTTTGCCTGAGACCACACAACTAGGCAGGAAAGCAGCCAAATGCCAATGCTGTGAGGGCCACCTAGAGACTCAGCAGAGGCTCAGGGTAAGTACTGTTTGCTATAAAAGATAGCTGCTAATTTCTCAGTTATTAAGTCTTTCCAGTCAcatggagaaaataaatgctaTGCTGTTCAAACAGCCTTTTTCATCAAATGGATTGGGAGAGGAATTCCTGAAGTAAGAAAGTGTCATGGGAGTTCCTCTGCATTCAAGGAGTTGCTTGTGGAtctaatattttttgtgtttgtcagCAGATTGTTAGAGCACCTAGAGTTCCTGATACATCATAGATGTATGCAATCATTTCAGTAATTTATGAACCAGCATGCCCTATATTTGGCAGAAGCTTCATGCTTCAAGGAAGGGGTGTAAGAATTACACAATTGCTGACTCCAGCAGACAATTTGGAAGGGCTGCTGTTAGTATCTAAATGAAATATGGTATGGAACACACAATTCTATAACCACAAGACTTTGACATAGACAAAAATAAGGAATTCCAGTTAAGGAATAATGCAGCATAATTTCAAGTCTCAGCCTGGACTTcacatttgctgctttttcctcatCTCTATTAGAACCTGTATACTATTTAAACATGTTTcattttgtcttaaaaataagttttcaaaGAATTATTAACTATTGCTTATTCCCTCAAGAGATTGGAatgattttttccaaaactATTCTTATTTCTCTGGCGACTGTCTACTCACCAGTACTTTAATGCGCACTTTATTTACTCAACATGGTgccagagttaaaaaaaaaaaaattgattgcATGAAGTTGAAAATAAATTGCTAGGTGGTAAGCAGTGCCAGAAAAAATCAGGGTTTTTTATTTAGTGTCC
This genomic stretch from Cinclus cinclus chromosome 6, bCinCin1.1, whole genome shotgun sequence harbors:
- the GREM1 gene encoding gremlin-1 isoform X3; translated protein: MVRTLYAIGALHITERKYLKRDWCKTQPLKQTIHEEGCNSRTIINRFCYGQCNSFYIPRHVRKEEGSFQSCSFCKPKKFTTMTVTLNCPELQPPRKKKRITRVKECRCISIDLD
- the GREM1 gene encoding gremlin-1 isoform X2; translated protein: MVRTLYAIGALFLLMGFLLPAAEGRKRNRGSQGAIPPPEALHITERKYLKRDWCKTQPLKQTIHEEGCNSRTIINRFCYGQCNSFYIPRHVRKEEGSFQSCSFCKPKKFTTMTVTLNCPELQPPRKKKRITRVKECRCISIDLD
- the GREM1 gene encoding gremlin-1 isoform X1, with the translated sequence MVRTLYAIGALFLLMGFLLPAAEGRKRNRGSQGAIPPPVKDQPNDSEQMQTPQQSGSRHRERGKGTSMPAEEVLESSQEALHITERKYLKRDWCKTQPLKQTIHEEGCNSRTIINRFCYGQCNSFYIPRHVRKEEGSFQSCSFCKPKKFTTMTVTLNCPELQPPRKKKRITRVKECRCISIDLD